A genomic segment from Cumulibacter soli encodes:
- a CDS encoding response regulator transcription factor codes for MTVRIMLVDDQALVRSGFAMVIDSQDDLEVVAECSDGSEVVNALASTECDLIVMDIRMPELDGVSATERVIAAYGDDAPKILILTTFDTDEHLVSALHAGASGFLLKGARPEELLSGIRSIASGDAVLAPSATKRLLQQFSPRPPIAAASDERLQSLTEREREVLAQVCTGATNPEIGAQLHMAEGTVKTHIGRLLSKTASRDRVGLVLFAHEVGML; via the coding sequence ATGACCGTCCGAATCATGCTGGTCGACGATCAGGCGCTGGTCCGCAGCGGCTTCGCGATGGTGATCGATTCGCAGGATGACCTGGAGGTCGTCGCCGAATGCTCCGACGGCTCCGAGGTCGTTAACGCGCTCGCGAGCACCGAGTGCGACCTCATCGTGATGGATATCCGGATGCCCGAACTGGATGGCGTCAGCGCAACCGAGCGGGTGATCGCGGCGTACGGCGATGACGCCCCGAAAATTCTGATCCTAACGACGTTCGACACCGACGAACACCTCGTCTCTGCCTTGCACGCCGGCGCGAGCGGGTTCTTGCTCAAGGGGGCGCGACCGGAGGAGTTGCTGTCCGGGATTCGCTCGATCGCCAGCGGCGACGCCGTGTTGGCGCCGAGTGCCACGAAGAGACTGTTGCAGCAGTTCTCGCCGCGGCCGCCGATCGCGGCCGCTTCCGACGAACGGCTGCAATCGTTGACCGAGCGTGAACGCGAAGTGCTGGCGCAGGTGTGCACCGGCGCCACGAACCCGGAAATCGGCGCGCAGCTCCACATGGCCGAGGGCACCGTGAAGACGCATATCGGGCGGCTGCTGAGCAAGACCGCCTCCCGAGACCGGGTCGGGCTCGTCTTGTTTGCCCACGAAGTCGGGATGCTCTAA
- a CDS encoding sensor histidine kinase, with product MSTPDVAPANWYERHVFVVDLVIAIVAFVVLGVTSSAMIVASDAVVFGVLLPLCMCAALVFRRTRTVLFVSLVAAIAIIEMLIYPYGLMTAADLIVLVAVHAAARYGTRWFAYGALAVAIVGAWWATVQWVLFPSYATGYRNEVAQALFVGTALTLVVVGSYVLGRTQLAKVRAIGAQLAGLAERNDLLRHEHEQQLRLATEEERGRIAAETHDILAHSLAIIVAQADGAAMVVAKNPGRAQQAIEQIAETSREALAEVRQKVAALRRGEDPTSDLAPAKSLTDLPALIENVRRAGLTVTLSTHGELDRVAAGPALSAYRIVQEALTNALKHGGPQVNANVEVAREARGLRITVEDDGRGVVHSDGSGSGLAGMRARVEQYGGVLAAGPRVGGGFQVHAMMPLPDAAP from the coding sequence GTGAGCACCCCCGACGTCGCGCCCGCCAACTGGTACGAGCGGCATGTGTTCGTTGTCGATCTGGTGATAGCGATCGTCGCGTTCGTGGTGCTCGGAGTGACGTCCTCGGCGATGATCGTGGCCAGCGACGCAGTTGTGTTTGGCGTGCTGCTGCCGCTGTGCATGTGCGCCGCGCTGGTGTTCCGGCGCACCCGCACCGTCTTATTTGTCAGTCTCGTCGCCGCGATCGCGATCATCGAGATGCTGATATATCCGTATGGCTTGATGACCGCCGCAGACCTGATTGTCCTCGTTGCCGTGCACGCTGCGGCTCGGTACGGGACTCGATGGTTCGCCTACGGGGCGCTCGCCGTCGCCATTGTGGGGGCGTGGTGGGCGACGGTCCAATGGGTTCTCTTTCCGAGCTACGCGACCGGCTATCGAAACGAAGTAGCTCAAGCCCTGTTCGTCGGCACAGCGCTCACGCTGGTCGTGGTCGGGTCCTACGTGCTGGGCCGCACCCAACTGGCGAAGGTGCGCGCGATCGGTGCACAACTTGCCGGCTTGGCCGAACGCAACGATCTGCTGCGGCATGAACATGAACAGCAGCTGCGTCTGGCTACGGAGGAAGAACGCGGCCGGATCGCTGCGGAAACCCACGACATCCTCGCGCATTCGCTCGCGATCATCGTGGCGCAGGCGGACGGCGCCGCCATGGTGGTTGCTAAGAATCCCGGCCGCGCACAGCAGGCGATCGAGCAGATCGCCGAGACCAGTCGTGAGGCGTTGGCCGAGGTTCGGCAGAAGGTCGCTGCGCTACGTCGCGGTGAGGATCCCACCTCCGACCTGGCCCCGGCCAAGTCCCTGACGGATCTACCGGCGCTGATCGAGAACGTCCGCCGCGCCGGGTTGACTGTCACCCTCAGCACGCACGGAGAACTCGATCGCGTCGCGGCTGGTCCGGCGCTTTCGGCGTACCGCATCGTGCAGGAGGCGCTGACGAACGCGCTCAAACACGGCGGACCGCAAGTGAATGCGAATGTTGAGGTGGCGCGTGAAGCACGCGGACTTCGGATCACCGTCGAGGACGACGGACGCGGTGTGGTGCACTCGGACGGCAGTGGCAGCGGGTTGGCCGGAATGCGCGCCCGAGTCGAGCAGTACGGCGGGGTACTCGCGGCCGGCCCGCGGGTAGGCGGCGGATTCCAAGTCCATGCGATGATGCCGCTGCCGGATGCCGCGCCGTGA
- a CDS encoding acyl-CoA dehydrogenase family protein codes for MAYEFTQQGKDLLEKVKTYMDEHIYPNVEAYHEEQERLGHSGFPAMLDDMKKAAREQGLWNLFIPHLDPNAPGTKLSNVDYAPISEELGKVGFASQALNCAAPDTGNMEILNLYGSERVKKDWFEPLLEGEIRSAFSMTEPAVASSDATNIGLRIERDGDEYVLNGTKWFSSGAVRDNCKVLIVMGKTNPNAARHVQQSMIVVPKDTPGITIGRQPHVFGFDHSGGHPEIHYENVRVPAENLLGEEGSGFAISQARLGPGRIHHCMRSIGVAERALELMVQRSLERETFGSLVAHKGLVQDWIAEARINIDMHREYVLRTAHLMDTVGNKAAATEISGIKVAVPRMALKIIDDAIQVFGAAGVTQFTPLAEMYASMRTLKIADGPDEVHKMTIARREILKHDGTFKINPMLGSAKKTEDDVPVMRP; via the coding sequence ATGGCGTACGAGTTCACTCAACAGGGCAAGGACCTTCTGGAGAAGGTCAAGACCTACATGGACGAACACATCTACCCGAACGTAGAGGCGTACCACGAGGAGCAGGAGCGTCTGGGGCACTCGGGCTTCCCGGCGATGCTTGATGACATGAAGAAGGCCGCGCGTGAGCAGGGCCTGTGGAACCTCTTCATTCCGCACCTCGACCCGAACGCGCCTGGCACCAAGTTGTCGAACGTCGACTATGCCCCGATCTCTGAGGAACTGGGCAAGGTCGGGTTCGCCTCGCAGGCGCTCAACTGCGCAGCGCCAGACACCGGCAACATGGAAATCCTGAACCTGTACGGCTCGGAGCGGGTGAAGAAGGACTGGTTTGAGCCGCTGCTGGAAGGCGAGATTCGTTCGGCGTTCTCGATGACCGAGCCTGCGGTGGCGTCCTCGGATGCGACCAACATCGGTCTGCGCATTGAGCGTGATGGCGATGAGTACGTGCTCAACGGTACGAAGTGGTTTTCCTCGGGTGCGGTGCGCGATAACTGCAAGGTCCTGATCGTGATGGGTAAGACGAACCCGAATGCCGCGCGCCACGTGCAGCAGTCGATGATCGTCGTGCCGAAGGACACGCCGGGTATCACGATCGGTCGTCAGCCGCACGTGTTCGGCTTCGATCACAGTGGCGGTCACCCGGAGATCCATTACGAAAATGTGCGTGTTCCGGCCGAGAACCTGCTCGGCGAAGAGGGTTCGGGCTTCGCGATCTCGCAGGCTCGTCTGGGCCCGGGGCGCATTCACCACTGCATGCGGTCGATCGGAGTGGCCGAGCGGGCGCTGGAGTTGATGGTGCAGCGCTCGTTGGAGCGTGAGACGTTCGGCAGTTTGGTGGCGCACAAGGGCCTGGTCCAGGATTGGATTGCCGAAGCGCGCATCAATATCGATATGCACCGCGAGTACGTGCTGCGTACTGCGCACCTGATGGATACCGTGGGCAACAAGGCCGCCGCTACCGAAATCTCGGGTATCAAGGTCGCCGTACCGCGGATGGCGCTGAAGATCATCGATGACGCGATCCAGGTGTTCGGTGCGGCAGGCGTTACCCAGTTCACGCCGCTGGCGGAGATGTACGCGAGCATGCGCACGCTGAAGATTGCCGATGGTCCGGACGAGGTCCACAAGATGACCATTGCTCGCCGCGAGATCCTCAAGCACGACGGCACCTTCAAGATCAACCCGATGCTGGGCTCAGCGAAGAAGACCGAGGACGACGTACCGGTTATGCGCCCCTAG
- a CDS encoding cation:proton antiporter codes for MAEGHLLLDNLQSMWWIAAAAFLAPVLAILTRRVVPDVVWLLTLGVIIGPNVFGIAGQTEAVEFLSELGVGFLFLLAGFELNTSHMRSRQGKHAALTWIICAVLGVGAGLLLVDGDVRAAIVIALASTSTALGVLLPILKDSGLIAKPLGAATMVHGAWGELLPIVAMSLLLSTRGTWEAAAVLIVFAVAAVLAVVIPARLFRRVPLLAKAFSYASNTTMQTTLRLTVLLLITLMLLTAALDLDVALGAFTAGILGNAVFRASAPKHADEIAHKLEIVGFSLLVPVFFVTSGMNIDILAVLREWPLLIGFVAMIAIVRGAPIVIRELLVKTDSGIRSTSEKVSLGLFAATGLPIIVAVTHIGVSAEIITATNASVMVTAGAVTVLLFPMIAQRLTRRAASMPADPHPDDAR; via the coding sequence ATGGCCGAAGGACACCTGCTACTCGATAACCTCCAGTCGATGTGGTGGATCGCCGCAGCGGCGTTCTTGGCCCCCGTGCTGGCCATCCTCACTCGTCGTGTCGTCCCCGATGTGGTGTGGCTGCTGACCCTTGGCGTGATCATCGGCCCGAACGTGTTCGGTATCGCCGGACAGACCGAGGCGGTTGAGTTCCTGAGCGAACTCGGCGTCGGGTTCCTCTTCCTGCTCGCGGGGTTCGAGCTCAACACGTCGCACATGCGCTCTCGCCAGGGCAAACATGCCGCGCTCACTTGGATCATCTGCGCGGTACTGGGTGTGGGCGCCGGGCTGCTGCTGGTCGATGGTGACGTGCGCGCCGCCATTGTGATCGCGCTGGCGAGTACGTCGACAGCTCTCGGCGTCCTGCTACCTATCCTGAAGGATTCAGGACTCATCGCTAAACCGCTGGGCGCCGCGACCATGGTTCATGGTGCGTGGGGCGAGCTGCTGCCGATCGTCGCTATGTCGCTGCTGCTGTCGACTCGTGGCACCTGGGAAGCAGCCGCCGTACTCATCGTGTTTGCGGTAGCGGCAGTGCTCGCGGTCGTCATTCCGGCGCGGCTCTTTCGTCGTGTGCCACTGCTCGCGAAGGCGTTCTCGTACGCGTCGAATACGACGATGCAGACAACGTTGCGCCTAACGGTGCTTTTGCTTATTACGTTGATGCTGCTGACCGCGGCGCTCGATCTCGACGTCGCGCTAGGCGCCTTCACCGCTGGGATCCTCGGAAATGCGGTGTTCCGGGCATCGGCGCCGAAACATGCCGACGAAATCGCCCACAAACTGGAGATCGTCGGGTTCAGCCTGTTGGTACCGGTGTTCTTCGTGACCAGCGGGATGAACATCGACATCCTTGCGGTGCTGCGAGAGTGGCCGCTGTTGATCGGATTCGTCGCGATGATCGCGATCGTTCGCGGAGCCCCGATCGTGATCCGCGAATTGCTAGTCAAGACCGATTCGGGCATCCGGAGCACCAGTGAGAAGGTATCGCTCGGATTGTTCGCGGCCACCGGCCTACCCATCATCGTCGCCGTCACGCACATCGGCGTCTCGGCGGAGATCATCACCGCGACGAATGCGTCGGTGATGGTCACTGCCGGCGCGGTGACCGTCCTGCTCTTCCCGATGATCGCGCAGCGCCTCACCAGGCGCGCGGCCAGCATGCCAGCGGATCCGCATCCGGACGACGCCCGTTAG
- a CDS encoding response regulator transcription factor encodes MNRDRRGQIARVAIVEDHLLQRLRTTELLESQADLQVVHVCDTQAEFLQWLRVAPPHQRPHLLILDLVADRQANADPRVTSALVRAGLRILVLSAMTSPALVRSMLRAGVTAVVGKRDTEDDVLAAVRDALRGQQWLTPELAGIIAGDSERPPLSIQEEQTLILYASGLTLQEVADSIGVKPATAKQYLKRVKAKYAAVGRPAHTKLDLSRIADADGYLT; translated from the coding sequence ATGAATCGGGATCGTCGCGGCCAGATCGCGCGCGTGGCGATCGTCGAGGACCATCTATTGCAGCGACTGCGTACGACCGAACTATTGGAGAGCCAAGCCGACCTACAAGTTGTACACGTCTGCGACACCCAGGCTGAATTCCTGCAGTGGCTCCGTGTAGCACCACCGCACCAACGCCCGCACCTGCTCATCCTCGATCTCGTCGCCGACCGGCAGGCGAACGCTGACCCACGAGTCACCTCCGCGCTGGTTCGGGCCGGACTGCGGATCCTCGTGCTGTCGGCTATGACTTCGCCCGCGCTCGTCCGCTCGATGCTGCGCGCTGGAGTCACCGCCGTTGTCGGCAAACGAGACACCGAGGACGACGTACTTGCCGCCGTACGGGACGCGCTACGTGGCCAGCAGTGGCTTACGCCGGAACTCGCCGGCATCATCGCTGGCGATAGCGAACGGCCGCCGCTGAGTATTCAGGAGGAACAGACGCTGATCCTTTATGCGTCGGGACTCACCCTGCAGGAAGTCGCCGACTCGATCGGCGTCAAACCGGCCACGGCCAAGCAGTACCTAAAGCGAGTCAAGGCAAAGTATGCCGCCGTAGGACGCCCAGCGCACACGAAGCTCGACCTCAGCCGTATTGCGGACGCCGACGGCTATCTCACTTAA
- a CDS encoding suppressor of fused domain protein encodes MINSYEVVDRVLAGFQAELGEAPTTRTTPDGTRAMGILKVSDCPARGVNSWASVAASAFVTPLRTPDGRGLRVEFVAAVDGALDLFGDAVASCGFEIAPTIDVRPGTVYRDAVSNRYPEATTPHLMSVPPFTWDGRFAQYDDDEVHVTWLQLVPITDDEAALVAERGVGALEDAFMRAQPDLFAIDRASVLVN; translated from the coding sequence GTGATCAATTCTTACGAGGTTGTCGACCGGGTGCTTGCAGGATTCCAGGCCGAGCTTGGGGAAGCCCCGACCACGCGAACCACGCCCGACGGAACCCGTGCCATGGGCATTCTGAAGGTGAGCGATTGCCCGGCGCGAGGAGTCAACTCGTGGGCGAGTGTGGCGGCGAGCGCGTTCGTGACACCGCTTCGTACCCCTGATGGCCGTGGGCTCCGAGTCGAGTTCGTTGCGGCGGTCGATGGCGCTCTCGACCTGTTCGGCGACGCGGTCGCGTCCTGCGGCTTCGAGATCGCCCCGACGATCGATGTACGGCCCGGGACGGTTTATCGTGACGCGGTCTCAAACCGGTATCCGGAGGCCACGACGCCGCACCTGATGTCGGTCCCGCCATTCACTTGGGACGGACGGTTCGCGCAGTACGACGACGATGAGGTACATGTGACCTGGCTACAACTTGTGCCGATCACGGACGACGAGGCAGCGCTGGTAGCCGAGCGTGGAGTGGGCGCCCTCGAGGACGCTTTTATGCGCGCACAGCCCGACCTGTTCGCGATCGATCGCGCCAGCGTACTGGTGAACTGA
- a CDS encoding PSP1 domain-containing protein, which produces MGMLCAVSFNRNGQLYYYDPGDLEIAIGDYVLVPVGERPEMAQVMWAGEWVSEDTSGFERLVGRATDADGKRARAVRKHKARALVATRRLVQEHDLPMKIIGADVSIADAQANPDVVTVFFSASRRVDFRALVRDLGATLTCRIELRQVSARDEVKLQGAIGSCGRDTCCSTFLKDFEPISLKMARDQDLPLNPLRISGACGRLMCCLKYEHPLYESFRKRSPGRGAKVDTSVGAGRVVSESVPSDSVVVRLDADGSQVTCPVASVCTSRKAYDSRSDAG; this is translated from the coding sequence ATGGGAATGCTGTGCGCGGTTTCGTTCAACCGCAATGGGCAGCTGTACTACTACGACCCCGGTGACCTCGAAATCGCCATCGGTGACTATGTGCTGGTGCCCGTGGGTGAACGCCCCGAGATGGCGCAGGTGATGTGGGCCGGCGAATGGGTCAGCGAGGACACCAGCGGCTTTGAGCGGTTAGTCGGCCGGGCGACGGACGCCGACGGTAAGCGGGCCCGCGCCGTACGCAAGCACAAGGCGCGAGCTCTGGTCGCGACGCGTCGGCTTGTGCAGGAGCACGACTTGCCGATGAAGATCATCGGCGCCGACGTCAGTATTGCTGATGCACAAGCGAACCCCGACGTCGTGACCGTGTTCTTTTCGGCCTCGCGTCGCGTGGACTTCCGCGCGCTGGTGCGCGATCTCGGTGCCACGCTCACCTGCCGAATCGAGTTGCGCCAGGTGTCGGCCCGCGATGAGGTCAAACTCCAGGGCGCGATCGGTTCCTGCGGACGAGACACCTGCTGCTCGACTTTCTTGAAGGACTTCGAGCCGATCAGTCTCAAGATGGCTCGCGACCAGGATCTGCCGCTGAATCCATTGCGGATCAGCGGAGCGTGTGGCCGGTTGATGTGTTGCTTGAAGTACGAGCATCCGCTGTACGAGAGTTTTCGTAAACGTTCACCCGGGCGCGGCGCGAAGGTTGATACCTCGGTCGGCGCCGGGCGAGTGGTTTCGGAGTCGGTTCCGTCGGATTCGGTCGTCGTACGACTCGACGCTGACGGGTCTCAAGTGACGTGTCCGGTTGCGTCCGTCTGTACCTCGCGTAAGGCTTACGACAGCCGTTCGGACGCGGGCTAG